In a genomic window of Niallia taxi:
- a CDS encoding Rrf2 family transcriptional regulator, which produces MQEVAQYGELGPTWFNTSIKSLAIMASTKGLITSSTLAIELGVESSFIRKVLTKLIDANLVEGYGGRYGGYKIMVNPSETTIYEVYLALTKNSYIKEKILLQNKTDQLIAQIILEAEGQFSKVLNKYTIEDIKNTYYD; this is translated from the coding sequence ATGCAGGAGGTAGCACAATACGGTGAACTTGGTCCTACTTGGTTTAATACATCAATTAAATCATTAGCAATTATGGCTTCTACGAAAGGACTAATTACAAGTAGTACATTAGCTATAGAACTAGGGGTAGAATCTAGTTTTATTAGAAAAGTGCTAACTAAATTAATAGATGCAAACTTAGTTGAAGGATATGGTGGTCGATACGGGGGATATAAAATTATGGTAAATCCTTCTGAAACTACTATTTATGAAGTATATCTTGCTTTAACAAAAAATAGTTATATTAAAGAAAAAATATTATTACAAAATAAAACCGATCAATTAATAGCACAAATTATCTTAGAAGCGGAAGGTCAATTTAGTAAAGTCTTAAATAAATATACCATCGAGGACATAAAGAATACTTATTATGATTAA
- a CDS encoding cytochrome P450 yields MYKEMIDIQKITNFQSRAEEFFPLNWYKKMLANDPIYYHQETDTWNVFKYADVKVVLSKHEYFSSVGKRTTTAVGANNKEGSIPEKINISGIDPPNHKKNRSLLSAAFTPRSLKLWEPRIQQIANNLLDNLEANGNIDIVKQFSSLFPTMVMADLIGVPSTDSLMYKKWVDVLFQPYIRGQEKEIDEQKQTAAKEYFEYLYPLVVQKHANPADDIITDLINVDINGEKFTDDEIVRTTMLLLGAGIETTGHMISSMFYSLLYDDTTLYNQLQNNLAIVPNAVEEMLRYRFHISKRERFVKEDNNLLGVDLKKGDVVISWMSAANMDETVFENPFELQINRPNSKKHLTFGNGPHFCLGAPLARLELNIALKTFLQKFSRIEPVETFNLEENLTESAVGQSLVYLPLNLYK; encoded by the coding sequence ATGTACAAAGAAATGATAGATATTCAAAAGATAACTAATTTTCAATCTAGGGCTGAAGAATTTTTCCCTTTGAATTGGTACAAAAAAATGCTAGCTAATGATCCTATATACTATCATCAGGAAACGGATACATGGAATGTTTTCAAATATGCAGATGTAAAAGTGGTATTAAGTAAACATGAATATTTCTCAAGTGTAGGAAAAAGAACAACGACTGCGGTAGGTGCTAATAATAAAGAAGGATCGATTCCAGAAAAAATAAATATCTCCGGAATCGATCCGCCCAATCATAAAAAAAATCGTTCTCTATTGTCGGCAGCATTTACTCCACGTAGCCTGAAACTCTGGGAGCCGCGAATTCAGCAAATTGCCAATAATCTTTTAGATAATCTGGAGGCAAACGGTAATATTGATATTGTTAAGCAATTCTCCAGCCTTTTTCCAACAATGGTAATGGCAGATCTCATTGGCGTCCCTTCAACAGATAGTCTTATGTATAAAAAATGGGTTGATGTTCTGTTTCAACCATATATTAGAGGACAAGAAAAAGAAATAGATGAGCAAAAACAAACCGCTGCAAAAGAATACTTTGAATATCTATATCCTTTGGTTGTTCAAAAACATGCAAATCCAGCTGATGATATTATTACGGACTTAATAAATGTTGATATAAATGGAGAAAAATTCACTGATGATGAGATTGTTAGAACAACAATGCTTTTGTTAGGGGCTGGGATTGAAACAACCGGTCATATGATTTCAAGTATGTTTTATTCTTTATTGTATGATGATACAACATTGTACAATCAATTACAAAACAACCTTGCAATCGTTCCGAATGCTGTGGAAGAAATGCTTCGTTACCGATTCCATATATCTAAAAGAGAGCGTTTCGTAAAAGAGGACAACAATCTATTAGGTGTAGATTTAAAAAAAGGGGATGTTGTTATCTCATGGATGAGTGCAGCCAATATGGATGAAACAGTATTTGAAAATCCATTTGAACTACAAATTAATCGCCCTAACAGCAAAAAACACTTAACATTTGGTAATGGACCACATTTTTGTCTGGGAGCACCACTTGCAAGATTGGAATTGAATATTGCTTTAAAAACCTTTTTACAAAAGTTTTCACGTATAGAACCTGTTGAAACCTTTAATCTGGAAGAAAATTTGACAGAGTCAGCAGTAGGGCAATCTTTGGTTTATTTACCTTTAAACTTATACAAATAA
- a CDS encoding ferredoxin produces the protein MKYTLINQETCIACGACGAAAPDIYDFDDEGIAFVLLDDNRGTCKVPEELRDEMIEAFEDCPTDSVKISSRPFTQVE, from the coding sequence ATGAAATATACTCTTATTAATCAAGAGACGTGTATTGCTTGTGGTGCATGTGGAGCTGCCGCACCTGATATTTATGATTTTGATGATGAAGGTATTGCTTTTGTATTGTTAGATGATAATAGAGGAACATGTAAAGTACCTGAGGAATTACGAGATGAGATGATTGAAGCTTTCGAGGATTGTCCAACTGATTCTGTTAAAATATCCAGTCGTCCTTTCACTCAAGTAGAGTGA
- a CDS encoding cytochrome P450 family protein: MNHTEQTAIGQDILGVLGGKNVETAFQIFAKSRKVGSVVRLPFPMENSDNQAWAVTHLDEAMKVLKDQEHFCVDPKSIDKSSNIKQSLIGKNSDSSNSSLFLSNSLNAIDEPDHRRLRTLVSKAFTPRYMESLRPRVQRLADELLDKVQEKGKMDLVKDYANPLPINVISDMIGVPKSDHLKIHEWSEGIANGLGLGTSNPETAENLKDFGNYIKELVFHKRKNPSEDLISQLILIEEEGNRLDEIELISMIQLLIFAGHETTSTLISTGTLILLDNPDQLELLKGDYSLVPSAVEELLRFNGPSTTAGPRYALKDIELGGEQIKKGDMIFPLLKSANRDEKHFTISEELDITRKIKRHLAFGQGVHMCLGAPLARVEGDIAFTTLLKRMPNLQLSIPREDVNWKFKLAAQGLTSLPISF, from the coding sequence ATGAACCATACAGAGCAAACAGCAATAGGCCAGGACATACTAGGAGTACTAGGAGGGAAAAATGTAGAGACTGCTTTTCAAATTTTTGCAAAAAGTAGGAAAGTAGGATCAGTGGTACGCCTCCCTTTTCCAATGGAGAATTCTGATAATCAAGCGTGGGCAGTTACACATTTGGATGAGGCGATGAAAGTACTTAAAGATCAGGAACATTTTTGTGTTGATCCAAAGTCAATTGATAAAAGCAGTAATATCAAACAATCTTTGATCGGTAAAAACTCAGATTCATCCAATTCTAGTCTATTTCTATCTAATTCCTTAAATGCGATCGATGAACCTGATCATCGACGACTACGTACTTTAGTATCCAAAGCATTCACACCAAGATATATGGAAAGCTTACGTCCCCGTGTTCAAAGATTAGCTGATGAGTTACTCGACAAGGTTCAAGAAAAAGGAAAGATGGATCTTGTAAAAGACTATGCAAACCCCTTGCCAATCAATGTTATTTCTGACATGATTGGTGTTCCTAAATCGGATCATTTAAAAATACATGAGTGGTCAGAAGGCATCGCTAATGGTCTTGGATTAGGAACATCCAACCCGGAAACAGCAGAAAACCTTAAAGATTTTGGAAACTATATTAAGGAGCTAGTTTTCCATAAACGTAAAAATCCCTCAGAAGATTTAATCAGCCAATTGATCTTAATTGAAGAGGAAGGAAATCGATTGGATGAAATAGAGCTCATATCGATGATTCAATTACTTATTTTTGCTGGGCATGAAACTACCTCTACACTAATATCAACTGGTACCTTAATATTACTCGATAATCCAGATCAATTGGAACTTCTTAAAGGTGACTATAGTTTAGTTCCATCAGCAGTAGAGGAATTGTTGCGTTTTAATGGCCCTTCTACAACTGCGGGTCCCCGATATGCTTTAAAGGACATTGAGCTTGGTGGGGAACAGATTAAAAAGGGTGATATGATTTTTCCATTATTAAAATCAGCAAACCGAGATGAGAAGCATTTTACAATTTCTGAAGAACTAGACATAACACGTAAAATTAAACGGCATCTCGCATTTGGCCAAGGGGTCCATATGTGTTTAGGTGCACCTCTCGCTCGTGTGGAAGGTGATATAGCATTTACTACTTTATTAAAGCGAATGCCAAATCTTCAACTTAGCATCCCACGAGAGGATGTTAACTGGAAATTCAAACTGGCTGCTCAAGGCTTAACCTCACTTCCAATTTCCTTTTAA